The Heyndrickxia vini genome contains a region encoding:
- a CDS encoding HD domain-containing protein, with translation MNEIKKYINFIKEVEGLKSVTRTACMQSGRQESTAEHSWRLTLFIAITAKQFPELDYEKLLFMSLIHDLGERYSGDQSAVLLSNRGEKTKVERDAIEKLASFLPSEIGKQIITLWQEYEEGVTKEAVFVKALDKAETIIQHNQGQNPQDFNYEFNLTYGLKYFEGEVFLKDLRAELDRETSDKIVNKSI, from the coding sequence AATAAAAAAATATATAAATTTTATTAAAGAGGTTGAAGGGTTGAAGTCCGTTACAAGGACGGCATGTATGCAATCGGGACGCCAAGAAAGCACAGCTGAACATTCATGGAGATTAACGCTTTTCATAGCCATTACAGCCAAACAATTCCCGGAATTAGACTATGAAAAATTACTTTTCATGAGTTTAATCCATGATCTTGGTGAACGTTATAGTGGAGATCAATCTGCGGTATTGTTGTCAAATAGAGGAGAGAAGACAAAAGTAGAACGGGATGCAATTGAAAAGTTAGCAAGCTTTCTCCCTTCAGAAATTGGTAAACAAATAATTACTTTGTGGCAGGAATATGAGGAAGGTGTAACGAAAGAAGCTGTTTTCGTAAAAGCACTTGATAAAGCCGAAACCATCATACAACATAACCAAGGACAAAATCCGCAGGACTTTAATTATGAATTTAATCTAACATATGGTTTAAAATATTTTGAAGGAGAAGTCTTTTTAAAAGATTTAAGAGCGGAGTTGGATAGGGAGACAAGCGATAAAATAGTGAATAAAAGTATATAA